The Serpentinimonas maccroryi genome has a segment encoding these proteins:
- a CDS encoding OmpA/MotB family protein, translating into MIGRRSPSQQRGKDEPEKPFWISFADLMTALMVLFLVVMAIALLAVTRTVSELEKREAEYRADIDNCMILAVEAAKRHEGVRVDLRRNVIDFGDRARFAFNSSLLSPEQEGVLRRFVPELLSMADSDSCKRVMKRIIVEGHTDKTGSYLANLNLSLMRSQRVLCAMFKTDGPNPLTDAQKAQVRDVFLVGGFAFSASKDTPEESRRVEMRIEFLGIDEKRVKPPQGATGGFGTCAI; encoded by the coding sequence GTGATTGGACGCCGTAGCCCCTCTCAGCAACGGGGCAAGGACGAACCCGAGAAGCCGTTCTGGATTTCCTTTGCCGACCTCATGACGGCACTCATGGTCCTGTTTTTGGTTGTAATGGCTATTGCCCTGCTTGCCGTGACGAGAACCGTCTCTGAGTTGGAGAAGCGCGAGGCCGAGTACAGGGCAGACATTGACAACTGCATGATTCTAGCCGTAGAGGCAGCCAAGCGACATGAGGGAGTGAGGGTCGACCTGCGCCGAAACGTTATCGACTTCGGTGACCGAGCCCGCTTTGCTTTCAACAGCTCATTACTGAGCCCTGAACAAGAAGGTGTGCTGCGGCGTTTCGTTCCCGAACTCTTGTCAATGGCAGACAGCGATTCCTGCAAGCGCGTCATGAAGCGAATCATCGTCGAGGGTCATACCGACAAGACGGGCAGTTATCTGGCCAACCTCAACCTGAGCCTCATGCGCAGTCAGCGCGTTCTGTGCGCCATGTTCAAGACTGATGGCCCAAATCCTTTGACAGATGCGCAGAAGGCGCAAGTACGTGATGTCTTTCTAGTAGGAGGCTTCGCGTTCAGCGCATCAAAAGACACTCCTGAAGAAAGCCGGCGAGTCGAGATGCGCATCGAGTTTCTGGGGATTGATGAGAAGCGCGTTAAGCCGCCACAGGGTGCGACTGGCGGCTTCGGAACCTGCGCTATTTGA
- a CDS encoding EH signature domain-containing protein yields the protein MDPLALLSDLLRQTSNQSSVPMRQCTEIDGVLAELEKRVRSGSSSYEPNDLQVEAVKNFWDARGFESLRQARLVSFGLAVRPWNDRRCLIEEPERFGAALTGLRNWESSPRQFRRCYQGLVRSYFDYDGLGRDVPATGHRNWRQLQAYLCDKAKLIRDAAINPDWVECALENKGLFSPTPCASYAQDLLDGREDKVRQVRELLGINDASWFTRELVLAHIKRACELEDTAFTNMVGRLLALLGRNEVLRDRGLRVILERYAEVAQMPQHSGLKDYSVNAWGNPWLPSNEHRWGGVTDDARQMVGDWLKLEFIELFFTKLVQDGRSDTRRVKFWAKYVPLIENIHFALGTHAKYSHEPDFVALRAKLKGLTVSLQDNKPFNNAFVMTMGDLVAVEFSGESNAFYGYSFKRSLPFDLSKPVRSAPVNGRNSLKNDARVLYLTHQDSVRGYSGWEDRFKKELQDKFGLVPSRQSAPLVVLSPASTGSHTPLAQPAVPPQQSTSPAADTTRQNISPQSFGVLRPSAAPVQSQVAPRTPTAPEQKTLPIPASEVYNEVNLRKLAWRFSASIVDRREKGGSLWLVMANAPEARRILKAWGFQYSEGKGWWKKDLE from the coding sequence ATGGACCCGCTAGCACTCCTATCCGACCTGCTCAGGCAAACGAGCAACCAGAGTTCGGTACCCATGCGCCAATGTACCGAGATTGATGGGGTGCTTGCTGAGCTCGAAAAGCGTGTACGTAGTGGCAGCTCCAGCTATGAACCGAATGACCTACAGGTTGAAGCAGTAAAAAATTTCTGGGATGCACGTGGGTTTGAGTCCCTGAGACAGGCTCGACTGGTTTCCTTTGGACTTGCCGTGCGCCCGTGGAACGACCGCCGATGCCTGATCGAAGAGCCAGAGCGCTTCGGTGCCGCCCTCACTGGACTGCGCAACTGGGAGTCCAGCCCAAGGCAGTTTCGCAGATGCTATCAGGGCCTTGTGCGCAGCTATTTCGACTACGACGGTCTTGGGCGCGATGTGCCTGCTACTGGCCACAGGAACTGGCGACAGCTTCAGGCTTACCTTTGTGATAAGGCCAAGCTCATCAGAGATGCCGCCATCAATCCCGACTGGGTCGAGTGCGCCCTTGAGAACAAAGGGCTGTTCTCGCCAACACCATGCGCCTCATATGCGCAGGACTTGCTTGATGGTCGGGAAGACAAGGTTAGGCAAGTCCGTGAACTACTGGGCATCAACGACGCGAGTTGGTTCACACGTGAGCTCGTGCTTGCGCATATCAAAAGGGCGTGCGAGCTTGAAGATACCGCATTCACCAACATGGTCGGGCGCCTTCTAGCGCTTCTAGGCAGAAATGAAGTACTCAGAGACCGTGGTCTTCGGGTGATACTGGAACGTTACGCCGAGGTTGCGCAGATGCCTCAGCATTCGGGCCTAAAAGACTACAGCGTGAACGCTTGGGGAAACCCTTGGCTTCCCTCGAACGAGCACCGCTGGGGCGGGGTCACAGATGATGCCCGACAAATGGTCGGAGACTGGCTCAAGCTTGAATTTATTGAGCTGTTTTTCACAAAGCTGGTCCAAGATGGGCGTAGCGACACCCGTCGGGTGAAATTCTGGGCCAAGTATGTTCCGCTCATCGAGAACATTCACTTCGCACTAGGTACGCACGCCAAGTACTCCCACGAACCCGACTTTGTGGCGCTGCGAGCAAAGTTGAAGGGCTTAACGGTCAGCCTTCAAGATAACAAGCCCTTCAACAACGCCTTTGTTATGACCATGGGTGACTTGGTGGCAGTCGAGTTCAGCGGCGAGTCGAACGCCTTCTATGGCTACAGCTTCAAGCGCAGCCTACCGTTCGACCTGTCCAAGCCGGTCCGAAGCGCTCCGGTCAATGGCAGGAACTCCCTCAAAAACGACGCACGTGTTTTGTACTTGACACATCAAGACTCTGTACGCGGATACTCAGGATGGGAAGACCGCTTCAAGAAAGAACTCCAAGACAAGTTCGGGCTAGTTCCTAGTCGGCAGTCTGCTCCGCTCGTTGTGTTGAGCCCTGCGTCTACTGGCAGCCATACACCTCTTGCTCAACCCGCAGTACCGCCACAGCAATCAACCTCCCCCGCTGCCGATACGACGCGCCAGAACATCTCGCCCCAGAGCTTCGGTGTTCTTCGGCCGTCTGCAGCGCCAGTTCAATCACAGGTTGCTCCAAGAACGCCGACAGCTCCGGAACAGAAGACCCTGCCTATCCCTGCTTCTGAGGTCTACAACGAGGTCAACCTCCGAAAGTTAGCATGGCGATTTAGCGCATCTATCGTTGACCGGAGGGAAAAAGGTGGATCTCTTTGGCTGGTGATGGCAAACGCGCCGGAAGCGCGGCGAATCCTGAAGGCTTGGGGCTTTCAGTACTCTGAGGGCAAGGGTTGGTGGAAGAAGGACTTGGAATGA
- a CDS encoding SNF2-related protein, whose amino-acid sequence MLSSRGALVDEDFAISLGPWVDAEGQDFSPEYRGASLQIGSRSELMTPEQWGLLKAVKSFAQRPPEQRAEHTQRLAWGRIRRHALAARAVLGDFLVKTVVLTPERLDLAFRKSDAVTDDTVIEVLPGFEDAPADWLTQFDRFDHVSSRYDLPTQDGGLVQVVISPAVRTVLEQVKRLPARRIAGARAQAFLVNPFATLGEAASKVIDEAQFEQAKLDAGLFFERFTPLVERTEDGVPSKVGLSIERADDTGLASANVIYLSDEELRRFIGRLEHAIKRGHQLVFWEGRELELLPEAEEHLKTLRLALDQRLMPRVLVTYDQVHDLSAYSSRVEGVGVEKPYYSPFIAKKKEDEGWFPENVYPIIAYTPEGSAEQVAIPVNDEAIDTLRKAAHEAERRGEAEVTLPWLPKPIKVEEAKRIVGTFVEVLDEVKERKFDPEKRKPAGPKSKKTLLLRPNIDTVDYEEKRSAALRLKQHDPRVPRTLAPDAKLLDHQLEGVGRLQHLFGLRTGLNIRGMVLADDMGLGKTLQLLTLMASILEEEPATKPMLVVAPVTLLENWKEEAQKFYPGAFSILTAYGEALAPLRVPRESVDERLRNEDGLVKFLKSNWVGDAKLVLTTYETLRDLEFSFASQHWTLMVCDEAQRIKNPSAMVTRAAKKQNAEFKIACTGTPVENTLADLWCLFDYVQPGLLGALNEFCRMYRRPIEIDDRDEKGKKRIEDLRQRIDPQILRRTKLEVANDLPKKVVVDDCRRLPLSTTQRQLYARAIEDFKTRGDPESHTPFKNHLGLLQYLRLVCTDPRRHGLTVFKPEPLEQYRKAAPKLDWLLTQLRRIEAKGDKVIIFCEFRNIQRLLQHYIAEVFGFEADIINGDTTASATSAMSRQKRIKAFQAKLGFGVIILSPLAVGFGVNIQAANHVVHYTRTWNPAKEDQASDRAWRIGQKKDVFVYYPVVAADDFTTFDVKLDQLLERKRSLAGDMLNGCSDISAADFRVEEVVPGDFIQDIDEVVTLDTAMRMEWRHFEGLAAALWSKQGFDTVYCTPASNDNGVDVVAIRGAYGELVQTKSSAADGRLLSWDAVNEVVAGEAFYRRRHPGVTFKKVGLTNQFFNSGAHEKATLNDVELLDQSHLAQLLAKHSVTMLDVERLLYHDWQQQSDCRV is encoded by the coding sequence ATGCTGTCGTCGCGTGGTGCTTTGGTCGATGAGGACTTTGCTATCAGCCTCGGTCCTTGGGTGGATGCGGAAGGCCAAGATTTCAGTCCGGAATACCGAGGAGCATCGCTTCAGATTGGAAGTCGCTCCGAGCTAATGACACCTGAACAGTGGGGGCTCCTCAAAGCTGTCAAGAGCTTCGCTCAGCGGCCTCCCGAGCAGCGCGCTGAACATACACAGCGCCTTGCTTGGGGGCGCATTCGACGACATGCATTGGCGGCTAGAGCGGTTCTGGGTGACTTCTTGGTCAAAACCGTTGTTCTGACTCCTGAGCGTCTCGACCTAGCGTTCAGGAAGTCCGATGCGGTGACGGACGATACCGTAATCGAGGTATTGCCGGGGTTCGAGGACGCCCCTGCTGATTGGCTCACCCAATTCGACCGATTTGACCACGTATCCAGCCGGTATGACCTGCCCACCCAAGACGGGGGCCTTGTGCAAGTTGTCATATCTCCAGCGGTTCGAACAGTCTTAGAGCAGGTCAAACGGCTCCCTGCACGCCGTATCGCAGGTGCGCGAGCGCAAGCGTTTCTGGTCAACCCCTTCGCGACGCTAGGCGAAGCAGCCTCCAAGGTCATCGACGAAGCGCAGTTTGAGCAGGCGAAGTTAGATGCCGGTCTCTTCTTCGAGCGGTTCACGCCCTTGGTGGAGCGAACCGAGGATGGAGTACCGTCAAAGGTGGGGCTCAGCATCGAACGGGCTGACGATACAGGGTTGGCTTCCGCTAACGTCATTTATTTATCAGATGAAGAGCTGAGGCGCTTTATTGGGCGGCTTGAGCATGCGATAAAGCGCGGTCATCAACTGGTATTCTGGGAAGGTCGAGAGCTTGAACTCCTTCCGGAAGCCGAAGAACACCTCAAGACTCTTCGTCTCGCTCTCGATCAGCGGTTGATGCCGAGGGTTTTGGTCACATACGACCAAGTTCATGACCTGTCTGCCTACTCGTCTCGGGTCGAGGGAGTTGGGGTCGAGAAGCCGTACTACTCCCCCTTCATCGCCAAGAAGAAGGAGGATGAGGGGTGGTTCCCTGAAAACGTTTACCCCATCATCGCCTACACCCCTGAAGGTAGTGCCGAACAGGTCGCGATACCCGTCAATGACGAAGCTATCGATACACTGCGTAAGGCCGCTCACGAGGCGGAGCGCCGTGGAGAGGCCGAAGTCACCCTCCCCTGGCTGCCGAAGCCCATCAAGGTCGAGGAGGCCAAACGAATTGTCGGCACTTTCGTTGAGGTCTTGGATGAGGTCAAGGAACGCAAGTTCGACCCTGAGAAGCGAAAGCCAGCCGGGCCCAAGTCGAAGAAGACTCTGTTACTGCGCCCAAACATCGACACCGTTGACTACGAGGAGAAACGATCGGCAGCGCTTCGACTGAAGCAGCATGACCCACGTGTCCCGCGCACACTTGCGCCTGATGCCAAGTTGCTCGATCACCAGTTAGAGGGTGTCGGCAGACTGCAACACCTCTTTGGTCTGCGCACGGGACTGAACATCCGGGGCATGGTTTTGGCAGATGACATGGGCCTTGGGAAGACACTCCAGTTGCTCACGCTTATGGCCTCTATCCTCGAAGAGGAACCGGCGACGAAGCCCATGCTGGTGGTGGCGCCTGTGACGCTGCTGGAGAACTGGAAGGAAGAAGCGCAGAAGTTTTACCCGGGTGCGTTCAGCATTTTGACTGCCTACGGAGAGGCGCTCGCTCCACTTCGCGTGCCCCGGGAGAGCGTTGATGAGCGACTCAGGAACGAAGACGGTTTGGTCAAATTCTTGAAATCAAACTGGGTGGGTGATGCCAAGCTCGTTTTGACCACGTACGAGACACTGCGCGACCTAGAGTTCTCGTTTGCATCTCAGCACTGGACGTTGATGGTCTGCGACGAAGCCCAGCGCATCAAGAATCCATCGGCGATGGTTACGCGGGCAGCCAAGAAGCAAAACGCAGAATTCAAGATAGCCTGCACTGGCACACCTGTCGAAAATACCTTGGCTGACCTGTGGTGCCTCTTCGACTACGTCCAGCCCGGGCTATTGGGTGCGCTCAATGAGTTTTGCCGCATGTACCGCCGACCGATTGAGATTGATGACCGAGACGAGAAGGGCAAGAAGCGCATCGAGGACTTGAGGCAGCGTATCGACCCGCAGATTCTTCGTCGAACCAAGCTGGAAGTAGCTAATGACCTGCCGAAGAAGGTCGTGGTGGATGACTGCCGCCGCCTACCGCTCTCGACAACTCAGCGTCAGCTCTATGCTAGGGCTATCGAGGACTTCAAGACGCGTGGCGACCCAGAGTCGCACACACCGTTCAAAAACCACCTCGGCCTTCTGCAGTACCTTCGTCTTGTGTGTACCGACCCCCGTAGGCATGGCCTGACAGTCTTCAAACCCGAGCCACTTGAACAGTACCGCAAGGCTGCCCCCAAGCTGGACTGGCTATTGACTCAGTTGCGCCGAATCGAAGCAAAGGGCGACAAAGTCATCATTTTTTGCGAGTTCAGGAACATTCAAAGGCTATTGCAGCATTACATTGCTGAAGTTTTTGGGTTCGAGGCAGACATTATCAATGGCGACACGACAGCATCGGCTACGAGTGCTATGAGTAGGCAGAAGCGCATTAAGGCGTTCCAAGCGAAGCTTGGCTTTGGCGTAATTATCCTGTCCCCTCTTGCTGTAGGCTTTGGAGTCAACATCCAGGCAGCGAATCACGTCGTCCACTACACACGCACTTGGAACCCAGCGAAAGAGGACCAAGCTTCTGACCGAGCTTGGCGTATAGGTCAGAAGAAAGATGTGTTCGTCTATTACCCGGTAGTTGCGGCTGATGACTTCACAACCTTTGATGTCAAGCTAGATCAACTATTGGAAAGAAAGCGCTCTCTAGCTGGTGACATGCTAAACGGCTGTTCCGATATCAGCGCTGCAGATTTCCGGGTTGAGGAAGTCGTGCCAGGAGATTTCATCCAAGACATCGACGAAGTCGTAACGCTAGACACAGCAATGCGGATGGAATGGCGGCACTTTGAGGGACTTGCGGCAGCTCTGTGGAGCAAGCAAGGTTTCGATACCGTCTATTGCACTCCGGCTAGTAACGACAACGGGGTCGATGTCGTGGCAATACGCGGAGCTTACGGAGAGCTCGTACAAACCAAGTCTTCTGCTGCAGATGGGCGTCTGCTGAGCTGGGACGCCGTAAATGAGGTAGTTGCCGGCGAGGCGTTCTATCGTCGCAGGCATCCAGGGGTGACCTTCAAGAAGGTGGGTCTCACGAACCAGTTTTTCAACAGCGGCGCGCATGAGAAGGCTACTTTGAACGATGTAGAGCTTCTCGACCAAAGTCACCTTGCCCAGTTGCTAGCCAAGCATAGCGTGACAATGCTTGATGTGGAAAGACTTTTGTACCATGATTGGCAGCAACAAAGTGACTGCCGGGTTTAG
- the nadS gene encoding NadS family protein: MIGSNKVTAGFRVKDLRAMEQALFDDLVQSLKEAKAIARDQASASRRFKVTTPDAKSVREQIGLSQSEFAQLMQVSVKTLQNWEQHRRNPTGPAAALLKIMRSAPEVALKTLHA, translated from the coding sequence ATGATTGGCAGCAACAAAGTGACTGCCGGGTTTAGGGTGAAGGATCTACGCGCTATGGAACAAGCATTGTTTGATGACCTGGTGCAAAGCCTAAAAGAAGCCAAGGCGATTGCTCGCGACCAAGCGAGCGCCTCGCGCCGGTTCAAGGTGACAACGCCGGACGCCAAGTCGGTGCGTGAACAAATCGGGCTGTCGCAAAGCGAATTTGCTCAGTTGATGCAGGTCAGCGTCAAAACGCTGCAAAACTGGGAGCAGCATCGCCGCAACCCGACGGGCCCGGCGGCCGCCTTGCTCAAAATCATGCGCTCCGCGCCAGAGGTGGCGCTCAAAACGCTGCACGCCTGA
- a CDS encoding lysophospholipid acyltransferase family protein — MNPDRASHPPGRPPGPLWLRLLARLPLPLWRLLGALLGALLYLLARRRRHIARRNLELCFPEATPAQRQLWLRQTFRHFGQSALDRVWLWHASPACIRQRVQLVDPAQALQLRGPVVFFAPHLSGLDACWTRITLEVERPWITVYSPQKRPWMERWVNQGRARFGAPLLHSRRENIRPVLRGLHQGAALMLLPDMDLGPQNAVFVPFFGVPAATVTALSRYASAAQAPVVSLFCRMTASGYCLEVSPPWPDFPSGDDSADAQRMNAALEQAVRISPGQYHWLHRRFKSRPEGEQGLY, encoded by the coding sequence ATGAACCCTGACCGCGCATCCCACCCACCGGGGCGCCCGCCCGGCCCGCTGTGGCTGCGCCTGCTGGCGCGCCTGCCGCTGCCGCTGTGGCGGCTGCTGGGGGCGCTGCTGGGGGCGCTGCTGTACCTGCTGGCCCGGCGCCGGCGCCACATCGCCCGGCGCAACCTCGAGCTTTGCTTTCCCGAGGCCACGCCGGCGCAGCGGCAGCTCTGGCTGAGGCAGACCTTCAGGCACTTCGGCCAATCGGCCCTCGATCGGGTCTGGCTCTGGCACGCCAGCCCGGCGTGCATCAGGCAGCGGGTGCAGCTCGTCGATCCGGCGCAGGCGCTGCAACTGCGCGGCCCGGTGGTGTTTTTTGCCCCGCACCTGAGCGGCCTCGACGCCTGCTGGACGCGCATCACGCTCGAAGTCGAGCGACCTTGGATCACCGTCTATTCGCCGCAAAAGCGCCCTTGGATGGAGCGCTGGGTGAATCAGGGCCGGGCGCGCTTCGGGGCCCCGCTGCTGCACTCGCGCCGCGAAAACATCCGCCCGGTGCTGCGCGGCCTGCACCAGGGCGCGGCCCTGATGCTGCTGCCCGATATGGACTTGGGGCCACAAAACGCCGTGTTCGTGCCCTTCTTTGGCGTCCCGGCGGCTACGGTGACCGCCCTGTCGCGCTACGCCAGCGCCGCGCAAGCGCCGGTGGTCAGCCTGTTTTGCCGCATGACGGCGAGCGGCTACTGCCTCGAGGTCTCGCCACCGTGGCCCGATTTCCCCAGCGGCGACGACAGCGCCGACGCCCAGCGCATGAACGCCGCGCTCGAACAAGCGGTGCGCATCAGCCCGGGCCAGTACCACTGGCTGCACCGCCGCTTCAAGAGCCGGCCCGAGGGCGAGCAGGGGCTGTACTAG
- a CDS encoding aldehyde dehydrogenase yields the protein MTVIDESTLRLDGRAFIDGQRVAARDGATFTKASPIDGRALPEVARCASADVDLAVAAARAAFNDRRWASQAPAKRKRVLLRWAELLLQHADELALTEAMDMGKPLQYAKSVDVAGAANCLRWFGEATDKVYDQIAPTADHALALIQREPVGVVGVIVPWNYPLLMAVWKIAPALAAGNAVVLKPSEKSPFSALRLADLGLQAGLPPGVLNVLPGFGPEAGSPLALHPDVDCIAFTGSTRVGKQIHVMAGQSNLKRAWTELGGKSPFIVFDDCPDLERAVQAALGSVFFNCGQSCNAPTRLLLHHAIHAPFMARALELLPQFQPAHPLLPQTVQGALVDEAQTATVLRYIEAGQREGAQLLAGGQRVHPVAGGCYLQPTIFDGVHNQMQIAREEIFGPVLAVLRFADAAEAVQIANDSIYGLQASVWSRDLNRAHGVARALRAGTIHVNQYDEDDITVPFGGYKQSGVGRDKSLHALDKYTELKTTWLRIDSPV from the coding sequence ATGACCGTTATCGACGAATCCACCCTGCGCCTCGACGGCCGCGCCTTCATCGACGGCCAGCGCGTGGCCGCGCGCGATGGTGCCACGTTCACCAAGGCCTCCCCAATCGACGGCCGCGCCCTGCCCGAGGTGGCGCGTTGTGCCAGCGCCGATGTTGACTTGGCTGTGGCGGCGGCGCGCGCGGCTTTCAACGACCGGCGCTGGGCCAGTCAGGCCCCAGCCAAGCGCAAGCGCGTGCTGCTGCGCTGGGCCGAGCTGCTGCTGCAACACGCCGACGAGCTGGCCCTGACCGAAGCGATGGATATGGGCAAGCCGCTGCAATACGCCAAGAGCGTCGATGTGGCCGGTGCCGCCAACTGCCTGCGCTGGTTCGGCGAAGCCACCGACAAGGTCTATGACCAGATCGCGCCCACGGCCGACCATGCGCTGGCGCTGATCCAGCGCGAGCCGGTGGGCGTGGTGGGCGTGATCGTGCCTTGGAATTACCCGCTGCTGATGGCGGTCTGGAAGATTGCGCCGGCGCTGGCGGCGGGCAACGCGGTGGTGCTCAAGCCCAGCGAAAAATCGCCCTTCAGCGCCCTGCGCTTGGCCGATCTGGGGCTGCAAGCCGGCCTGCCGCCGGGGGTGCTCAACGTGCTGCCGGGCTTTGGCCCCGAAGCCGGCAGCCCGCTGGCGCTGCACCCGGATGTGGACTGCATCGCCTTCACCGGCAGCACGCGAGTCGGCAAGCAGATCCACGTCATGGCCGGGCAGAGCAACCTCAAGCGCGCCTGGACCGAACTGGGCGGCAAATCGCCGTTCATCGTCTTTGACGACTGCCCCGACCTCGAGCGCGCGGTGCAGGCGGCCTTGGGCAGCGTGTTTTTCAACTGCGGCCAGAGCTGCAACGCCCCCACGCGGCTGCTGCTGCACCACGCCATCCACGCGCCCTTCATGGCGCGCGCGCTCGAGCTGCTGCCGCAGTTTCAGCCCGCGCACCCGCTGCTGCCGCAAACGGTGCAGGGGGCGCTGGTCGATGAGGCCCAAACCGCCACCGTGCTGCGCTACATCGAGGCCGGCCAGCGCGAGGGCGCGCAGCTGCTCGCCGGTGGCCAGCGCGTGCACCCGGTGGCGGGCGGCTGCTACCTGCAACCCACCATTTTCGACGGCGTGCACAACCAGATGCAGATCGCGCGCGAGGAAATTTTTGGCCCGGTGCTGGCGGTGCTGCGCTTTGCCGACGCCGCCGAAGCGGTGCAGATCGCCAACGACAGCATCTACGGCCTGCAAGCCTCGGTCTGGAGCCGCGACCTGAACCGCGCCCACGGCGTAGCCCGGGCCTTGCGCGCCGGCACCATCCACGTCAATCAGTACGACGAAGACGACATCACCGTGCCCTTCGGCGGCTACAAGCAAAGCGGCGTCGGCCGCGACAAATCGCTGCACGCCCTCGACAAATACACCGAACTCAAAACCACTTGGCTGCGCATCGACAGCCCGGTTTGA
- a CDS encoding ABC transporter permease, producing MKSNWLNKHLGKVWLALVFLFLYAPLAFMILFSFNSTRQHATFTGFSLRWYEALLADTRIVEGFIVSLQVAFVTGLLAAVLGTFAAFVLVRYKHFWGRTVFSGMAVAPMVMPEVIIGLSLLLLMVGSFNLFGGPERGLITIIIGHTLFGMAFAMVVVQSRLQEVDRSIEEAAMDLGARPHQVFFLVTLPNIAPAILAAFLLAFTLSFDDVVITLFLSGPGVSTLPQVIFNYAVRGINPTIYAAATLLILTVTTFVVTYAFWVLHSTRKRQREMAEALRGA from the coding sequence ATGAAATCGAATTGGCTCAACAAGCACCTCGGCAAAGTCTGGCTGGCGCTGGTGTTCCTGTTTTTGTACGCCCCGCTGGCGTTCATGATCCTGTTTTCGTTCAACAGCACGCGCCAGCACGCCACGTTCACCGGCTTTTCGCTGCGCTGGTACGAAGCGCTGCTGGCCGATACGCGCATCGTCGAGGGCTTTATCGTCTCCTTGCAAGTGGCCTTTGTCACCGGCTTGCTGGCGGCGGTGCTGGGCACCTTTGCTGCCTTTGTGTTGGTGCGCTACAAGCATTTTTGGGGCCGCACCGTGTTTTCGGGTATGGCGGTGGCACCCATGGTGATGCCCGAGGTCATCATCGGGCTGTCGCTGCTGCTGCTGATGGTGGGCTCGTTCAACCTGTTTGGCGGCCCCGAGCGCGGCCTGATCACGATCATCATCGGCCACACCCTGTTCGGCATGGCCTTTGCCATGGTGGTGGTGCAGTCGCGCCTGCAAGAGGTGGACCGCAGCATCGAGGAAGCGGCGATGGACTTGGGCGCACGCCCGCACCAGGTGTTTTTTCTGGTCACGCTGCCCAACATCGCGCCGGCCATTCTGGCGGCTTTTCTGCTCGCCTTCACGCTCTCGTTCGACGACGTGGTGATCACCCTGTTCCTCTCCGGCCCCGGGGTGAGCACGCTGCCGCAAGTGATCTTCAACTATGCCGTGCGCGGCATCAACCCGACCATCTACGCCGCCGCCACCTTGCTGATTCTGACCGTCACCACCTTTGTCGTCACCTATGCCTTCTGGGTGCTGCACTCGACGCGCAAACGCCAGCGCGAAATGGCCGAGGCGCTGCGCGGCGCTTGA
- a CDS encoding ABC transporter permease, whose product MVEQPRRRGAARLIAPANAKPRRNTVAKPLKLSMPGRRFVIGVPYVWLLIFFFLPFLILLYISFVDMGNEIHPFQPLWDPQQGVLLLKFENYWSIFRTGPDGALFQTLYVESYVRSIAYALITALLCLIIGYPFAYFIARSAPEMRLILLMLLMLPFWTSFMLRVFAWKGILSDFGVVNQFLIFIGLTDEPLRLIYTDFSMLIGMVYVYLPFMVLPLYANLVKMDFRLLEAAYDLGASPFKAFWLITVPLSKPGIIAGMMLVFIPSMGEFVVPSLLGGADNIMIGRVVWDEMFIANNWPRASALAVLMILLVIIPMMLYFRYGMRDSDAR is encoded by the coding sequence CTGGTGGAGCAACCGCGCCGGCGTGGTGCTGCGCGACTGATCGCCCCTGCCAACGCTAAACCCAGGCGAAACACCGTGGCCAAACCCCTGAAACTGTCCATGCCAGGCCGGCGCTTCGTCATCGGCGTGCCCTATGTCTGGCTGCTGATTTTCTTCTTTTTGCCTTTTTTGATATTGCTGTACATCAGCTTTGTCGATATGGGCAACGAGATTCACCCTTTCCAGCCGCTCTGGGACCCGCAGCAAGGCGTGCTGCTGCTCAAGTTCGAGAACTACTGGAGCATTTTCCGCACCGGCCCCGACGGCGCCCTGTTCCAGACCCTGTACGTCGAATCGTATGTGCGCTCGATCGCCTACGCGCTCATCACGGCGCTGCTGTGCCTGATCATCGGCTACCCCTTCGCCTACTTCATCGCCCGCAGCGCGCCCGAGATGCGCCTGATCTTGCTGATGTTGCTGATGCTGCCGTTTTGGACCTCGTTCATGCTGCGCGTCTTTGCCTGGAAGGGCATTTTGAGCGATTTCGGCGTGGTCAACCAGTTTTTGATCTTCATCGGCCTCACCGACGAGCCGCTGCGCCTGATCTACACCGATTTTTCCATGCTCATCGGCATGGTCTATGTCTATCTGCCCTTCATGGTGCTGCCGCTCTACGCCAACTTGGTGAAGATGGACTTTCGCCTGCTCGAGGCCGCCTACGACCTCGGGGCCTCGCCCTTCAAGGCCTTCTGGCTAATCACCGTGCCGCTGTCCAAGCCCGGCATCATCGCCGGCATGATGCTGGTTTTCATCCCCTCGATGGGGGAATTCGTGGTGCCTTCGCTGCTGGGCGGGGCCGACAACATCATGATCGGGCGCGTGGTCTGGGACGAGATGTTCATCGCCAACAACTGGCCCCGGGCATCGGCCTTGGCGGTGTTGATGATCCTGCTGGTGATCATTCCCATGATGCTGTATTTCCGCTACGGCATGCGCGACAGCGATGCCCGTTGA